The DNA window GGCGCCGGAGCCAACCCGGCAGTCGGCCGCAAGGCGGCAGAGGACCACCGTGAGGAGATCGAGGAGGTCCTCAAGGGGGCCGACATGGTCTTCGTCACCGCCGGCGAAGGCGGTGGCACCGGAACCGGTGGCGCACCCGTCGTCGCCAACATCGCGCGCTCGCTCGGCGCCCTCACGATCGGTGTGGTCACCCGCCCGTTCACCTTCGAGGGCCGGCGCCGCGCGAACCAGGCGGAGGACGGCATCGCCGAGCTCCGCGAAGAGGTCGACACCCTCATCGTCATCCCGAACGACCGGCTGCTGTCCATCTCGGACCGTCAGGTCAGCGTGCTGGACGCCTTCAAGTCGGCGGACCAGGTCCTGCTGAGCGGCGTTCAGGGCATCACCGACCTCATCACCACCCCGGGTCTCATCAACCTCGACTTCGCCGACGTCAAGTCGGTCATGTCCGAGGCCGGTTCGGCGCTCATGGGCATCGGCTCGGCGCGCGGCGACGACCGCGCGGTGGCGGCGGCGGAGATGGCGATCTCCTCGCCGCTCCTGGAAGCCTCCATCGACGGCGCCCGGGGCGTGCTGCTCTCCATCTCCGGCGGCAGCGACCTCGGTCTCTTCGAGATCAACGAGGCCGCGCAGCTGGTGAGCGAGGCCGCCCACCCCGAGGCCAACATCATCTTCGGCGCCGTCATCGACGACGCGCTGGGCGACGAGGTACGGGTCACCGTGATCGCCGCCGGCTTCGACGGCGGACAGCCGCCGGCCCGCCGGGAGAACGTGCTCGGCGCCGGCGCGGGTTCGGCCGCCAAGCGCGAGGAGCCCGCGCCGTCCCGGCCCGCGGAGACCTCGCGGCCGGCCAGTGGCATCGGCACGGTTCCTCCGCGCGAGCGCGAGGAGCAGGCGCCGGCCCCCGTCCAGGCCGAGGCCGCGCCGGTGACCGAGCTGCCGAACACGCAGTCGTCGCCGCCGCACGTGCCGCCGGCCCGGCCGTACGACAGCCAGGCCGAAGAGCTGGATGTCCCGGACTTCTTGAAGTGACAGTGCGGGACGACGCGATACACGTGGACGGCGCCCACTTCGCCTTCACCGACAGGTGGGGCGGGGTGAGCGCCGTTCCGTACGAGGAGCTCAACCTCGGCGGCGCGGTCGGTGACGACCCCGCCGCCGTGCGCGGCAACCGCGAGATCGCCGCCAAGTCGCTCGGCCTCGACCCCGGCCTGGTCGTCTGGATGAACCAGGTGCACGGACGGGACGTGGCCGTGGTCGAAGGACCGTGGGGCGACTGCGAAGTTCCCCGCGTGGACGCGGTCGTGACCGCCCGGCGCGGGCTCGCCCTCGCCGTACTCACCGCGGACTGCACGCCTGTTCTGCTGGCCGACCCCGTCGCCGGTGTCGCGGCCGCCGCTCACGCCGGGCGCCCCGGCATGGTGGCGGGGGTCGTCCCCGCCGCCGTCGAGGCGATGATCACACTGGGCGCCGACCCCTCCCGTATCACCGCCCGTACCGGTCCCGCGGTCTGCGGGCGCTGCTACGAAGTGCCGGCACAGATGCGGGACGAGGTCGCACAGGTGGTGCCGGCGGCGTGGTCGGAGACCAGTTGGGGCACGCCGGCCGTCGATGTGAGCGCCGGAGTGCACGCGCAGCTCGAAGCGCTCGGGGTGCGCGACCGGTGGCAGTCGCCGGTGTGCACGCTGGAGTCGCGCGACCACTTCTCGTACCGCCGGGACCGCACCACGGGGCGGCTCGCCGGATATGTCTGGCTGGATGGGTAGGACATGACGGACCGTAAGGCTCAACTCGCCGCAAACCTGGCGCACGTGGAGGAACGTATCTCCGCAGCGTGCGCCGCCACTGGGCGGGCACGTGAGGAAGTGACCCTGATCGTGGTCACCAAGACGTACCCGGCGAGCGATGTACGCCTGCTCGCGGAGCTCGGCGTACGCCATGTCGCGGAGAACAAGGACCAGGAGGCGGGCCCCAAGGCGGCCGAGTCGGCGGATCTGCCGGTCAGCTGGCACTTCGTCGGACAGTTGCAGACGAACAAGGTCCGTTCTGTGGCGAGTTACGCCGATGTGGTGCAGTCCGTGGACCGGGTGAAGCTCGTCACGGCGCTGTCCACGGCGGCGGTACGGGCCGAACGCGAGCTCGACTGCCTCATTCAGGTCGCCCTCGACGCGGAGTCGGGCGAGCGGGGGGAGCGCGGCGGCGTCGCGCCGGACGGGATCGAGGAGTTGGCCGCGAAGGTGGCGGAGGCTCCCGGGCTCAGGCTGGGCGGACTGATGACGGTCGCCCCGCTCGCCGGACCGTACGCGGGGCGCGAACAGGCCGCGTTCGAGCGGCTGATGGAATTCGCATCCAGCCTGCGCAAGGCCCATCCTGCTGCGAACATGGTCTCGGCAGGGATGAGTGCGGACCTTGAGCAGGCCGTGGCCGCCGGGGCGACACATGTACGCGTCGGTACTGCGGTACTCGGAGTCCGACCCCGGCTCGGGTAACGTCGCGAAGCAAGTCGGACCACAGCAGAAAATATGGTCATTCCCACTGATAGGTGGGCAGGCCGAGTGGATCGCGGGCACTTGGTGACGCTGCACGTTGGCAACAACGGCGATCCACCACAGAGCGGAGGACTCAGAGAATGGCCGGCGCGATGCGCAAGATGGCGGTCTACCTCGGCCTCGTGGAGGACGATGGGTACGACGGCCGGGGTTTCGATCCCGATGACGATTTCGAACCCGAGCCGGAGCCCGAGCGGGAACACCGCCGGCACCAGCCCCCGCACCAGGAGCGGCACGAAGAGCCGGTCCGAGTGGTGCAGCCGCCCGCGCAGCGCGAGCCGGTGCCGCACCCCGTCGCGCTTCCGGCGGAAAGCGGACGACCGGCACGTATCGCCCCCGTGGCATCCATCACACCTGAACGTCCGAACCTGGAGAAGAACGCACCGGTGATCATGCCCAAGGTCGTGTCCGAGCGGGAGCCGTACCGCATCACCACGCTGCACCCGCGGACCTACAACGAGGCCCGTACCATCGGGGAACACTTCCGCGAGGGCACTCCGGTGATCATGAACCTGACCGAGATGGACGACACGGACGCGAAGCGACTTGTCGACTTTGCGGCGGGACTCGTCTTCGGCCTGCATGGCAGCATTGAACGAGTGACGCAGAAGGTGTTCCTGTTGTCGCCTGCTAACGTCGATGTCACGGCGGAGGACAAGGCCCGTATCGCAGAGGGCGGTTTCTTCAACCAGAGCTGAGACACGACACCGGGAACGAACCCGGCCGGGAGGCCGGAAACACGAGAGCACGGGGAGAGGGAAGCGCGAGATGAGAGTCGCACTGGACGTGATCTACATCGCGCTGATGTGTTTCCTCATCGTGCTGATCTTCCGGCTGGTCATGGATTACGTCTTCCAGTTCGCGCGCTCATGGGAACCCGGCAAGGCGATGGTGGTCGTTCTGGAGGCCACCTACACTGTCACCGATCCACCGCTCAAGCTTCTGCGGCGGTTCATTCCGCCGCTGCGTCTCGGGGGCGTGGCACTCGACCTGTCCTTCTTCGTTCTGATGATCATCGTTTACATCCTGATCAGCATCGTGATCAGGCTGTGAGCGATACGGTCTTGCCGACTGCCGACGACTACGTAGAGGTGAAGAAGAGATGCCGTTGACCCCCGAGGACGTGCGGAACAAGCAGTTCACGACCGTCCGCCTCCGAGAAGGCTATGACGAGGACGAGGTCGATGCCTTCCTCGACGAGGTCGAAGCTGAGCTGACGCGCCTGCTGCGCGAGAACGAGGATCTTCGCGCGAAGCTGGCCGCCGCGACGCGTGCCGCCGCGCAGAACCAGCAGCAGCAGGGTATGCGCAAGCCGCCGGAGCAGCAGGATCGTCCCGGCGCTCCGGTGCCCGCGGCCATATCGGGCCCGCCCGTCCAGCAGCAGCCGCAGATGGGTCCGCCCCAGCTTCCCGGTGGCGCTCCCCAGCTGCCCGCCGGCCCCAGCGGCCACGGCCAGCAGGGTCAGCACGGCCAGGGCCAGATGGGTCAGGGTCAGATGGGCCAGGGCCAGCACGGCCAGGGTCCGCAGGGCCAGCACGGTCCCGGTCCGATGGGGCAGGGCCCCATGGGTCAGGGTCAGATGCAGGGCCAGATGGGCCAGGGCCAGATGCAGGGCCAGATGGGCCAGGGCATGGGCGGTCCGATGGGCGGCCCCATGGGCGGTCACGGTCCGCAGCTCCCGCAGCCCGGTCAGGGCCCCGGCGGCGACAGCGCCGCGCGTGTGCTCTCGCTGGCCCAGCAGACCGCCGACCAGGCGATCGCGGAGGCCCGTTCCGAGGCCAACAAGATCGTTGGCGAGGCTCGCAGCCGCGCCGAGGGTCTGGAGCGGGACGCCCGTGCGAAGGCCGACGCCCTGGAGCGGGA is part of the Streptomyces agglomeratus genome and encodes:
- the ftsZ gene encoding cell division protein FtsZ, with amino-acid sequence MAAPQNYLAVIKVIGVGGGGVNAINRMIEVGLKGVEFIAINTDAQALLMSDADVKLDVGRELTRGLGAGANPAVGRKAAEDHREEIEEVLKGADMVFVTAGEGGGTGTGGAPVVANIARSLGALTIGVVTRPFTFEGRRRANQAEDGIAELREEVDTLIVIPNDRLLSISDRQVSVLDAFKSADQVLLSGVQGITDLITTPGLINLDFADVKSVMSEAGSALMGIGSARGDDRAVAAAEMAISSPLLEASIDGARGVLLSISGGSDLGLFEINEAAQLVSEAAHPEANIIFGAVIDDALGDEVRVTVIAAGFDGGQPPARRENVLGAGAGSAAKREEPAPSRPAETSRPASGIGTVPPREREEQAPAPVQAEAAPVTELPNTQSSPPHVPPARPYDSQAEELDVPDFLK
- the pgeF gene encoding peptidoglycan editing factor PgeF, whose product is MDGAHFAFTDRWGGVSAVPYEELNLGGAVGDDPAAVRGNREIAAKSLGLDPGLVVWMNQVHGRDVAVVEGPWGDCEVPRVDAVVTARRGLALAVLTADCTPVLLADPVAGVAAAAHAGRPGMVAGVVPAAVEAMITLGADPSRITARTGPAVCGRCYEVPAQMRDEVAQVVPAAWSETSWGTPAVDVSAGVHAQLEALGVRDRWQSPVCTLESRDHFSYRRDRTTGRLAGYVWLDG
- a CDS encoding YggS family pyridoxal phosphate-dependent enzyme yields the protein MTDRKAQLAANLAHVEERISAACAATGRAREEVTLIVVTKTYPASDVRLLAELGVRHVAENKDQEAGPKAAESADLPVSWHFVGQLQTNKVRSVASYADVVQSVDRVKLVTALSTAAVRAERELDCLIQVALDAESGERGERGGVAPDGIEELAAKVAEAPGLRLGGLMTVAPLAGPYAGREQAAFERLMEFASSLRKAHPAANMVSAGMSADLEQAVAAGATHVRVGTAVLGVRPRLG
- a CDS encoding cell division protein SepF, which gives rise to MAGAMRKMAVYLGLVEDDGYDGRGFDPDDDFEPEPEPEREHRRHQPPHQERHEEPVRVVQPPAQREPVPHPVALPAESGRPARIAPVASITPERPNLEKNAPVIMPKVVSEREPYRITTLHPRTYNEARTIGEHFREGTPVIMNLTEMDDTDAKRLVDFAAGLVFGLHGSIERVTQKVFLLSPANVDVTAEDKARIAEGGFFNQS
- a CDS encoding YggT family protein, with product MRVALDVIYIALMCFLIVLIFRLVMDYVFQFARSWEPGKAMVVVLEATYTVTDPPLKLLRRFIPPLRLGGVALDLSFFVLMIIVYILISIVIRL
- a CDS encoding DivIVA domain-containing protein, with amino-acid sequence MPLTPEDVRNKQFTTVRLREGYDEDEVDAFLDEVEAELTRLLRENEDLRAKLAAATRAAAQNQQQQGMRKPPEQQDRPGAPVPAAISGPPVQQQPQMGPPQLPGGAPQLPAGPSGHGQQGQHGQGQMGQGQMGQGQHGQGPQGQHGPGPMGQGPMGQGQMQGQMGQGQMQGQMGQGMGGPMGGPMGGHGPQLPQPGQGPGGDSAARVLSLAQQTADQAIAEARSEANKIVGEARSRAEGLERDARAKADALERDAQEKHRVAMGSLESARATLERKVEDLRGFEREYRTRLKSYLESQLRQLETQADDSLAPPRTPAAASLPPAPQMSGSMAPAGAGAMGHSMGGNPSMGGHGGPSSNGPSYGGQQQMSPAMTQPMAPVRPQAPQPMQQAPSPMRGFLIDEDDN